In Brettanomyces nanus chromosome 3, complete sequence, a single genomic region encodes these proteins:
- a CDS encoding uncharacterized protein (EggNog:ENOG41) has product MCLSMLKSFFSAFSSIQVTPLSGAYKFVSCPQPVKDTGCTYCELPQFPSNRQIDYERQLRNSKVALYKHALILHGLPDHKAWPRRFEMAPDSIISTLNALKRQYTDGYHPSLISMTSLQEPANVDCQLVGLYPDGLVIHVPNSRLKDFTRAFLDGKGGEDSKEKAALRETFKTRKLLKDYVLVCGHYKRDIRCGLLGPLVKAEFEKAFQLAQVPKEKVGLGYISHIGGHSFAANVLIFKKNGDVIWYGRVEQRNVQGIVLKTVLGNEIIEELYRG; this is encoded by the exons ATGTGTTT ATCAATGTTGAAGAGCTTTTTCTCGGCTTTTTCCTCCATTCAGGTCACACCGTTATCTGGAGCCTACAAATTCGTATCGTGTCCTCAACCTGTCAAAGACACTGGATGCACCTACTGCGAGCTTCCGCAATTCCCTTCGAACCGTCAGATCGACTATGAACGCCAGCTTAGAAATTCCAAAGTTGCCTTATATAAGCATGCTTTAATACTACATGGACTTCCGGATCATAAGGCGTGGCCCAGAAGGTTCGAAATGGCTCCTGATAGTATCATCTCTACACTTAATGCACTCAAGAGACAATATACAGATGGATATCATCCTTCTCTGATAAGTATGACGAGTTTACAAGAGCCCGCTAATGTCGATTGTCAACTAGTGGGTTTGTATCCCGATGGCTTGGTTATTCATGTTCCTAATTCCAGATTAAAGGATTTTACTAGAGCTTTTCTCGATGGAAAAGGTGGTGAAGACTCTAAGGAAAAGGCGGCACTTCGAGAAACGTTTAAAACTCGAAAACTGCTGAAAGATTACGTTCTTGTGTGTGGCCATTATAAAAGAGACATTCGTTGCGGCCTACTGGGACCCTTGGTCAAGGCAGAATTTGAGAAAGCGTTCCAATTGGCCCAAGTCCCTAAAGAAAAAGTCGGTCTCGGGTACATCTCACATATTGGAGGCCATTCGTTCGCTGCCAATgttctcatcttcaagaagaacgGCGATGTCATATGGTACGGCAGAGTTGAGCAAAGAAACGTCCAGGGAATTGTTTTGAAGACAGTCCTAGGTAACGAGATAATCGAGGAGCTTTACAGAGGTTAG
- a CDS encoding uncharacterized protein (EggNog:ENOG41): MSEEIKIDPTTIARLFHTVSFSDSENIRITKKTLALVSEYAKLFTDEAIVRSNEYRLEERRRLANSYQTDTNEISTTNEAAPTGGALDAKHLEAIAGLLVLDF; the protein is encoded by the coding sequence ATGTCTGAAGAGATAAAAATCGATCCTACAACTATTGCAAGACTTTTCCATACAGTGTCATTTTCAGACTCAGAAAATATTCGGATCACCAAAAAAACATTGGCTCTGGTTTCTGAGTATGCCAAATTGTTTACAGACGAAGCTATAGTACGTTCTAATGAGTACAGATTGGAAGAGAGACGTAGACTAGCCAACAGTTACCAAACAGATACGAATGAAATTAGTACGACTAACGAGGCTGCTCCAACAGGTGGAGCTCTAGACGCAAAGCATTTAGAAGCAATTGCAGGACTACTAGTGTTGGACTTTTAA
- a CDS encoding uncharacterized protein (CAZy:AA4), producing the protein MFTRSYKGLLRKSAGALKRATKCDRSGLRFASTSTSRSNGNFTKGAGLLFIGALAGATFVSYRTAENPPSFLFPASSTTKIKELTPPKYGKAEPAIQEIIQALGKDKVVETKNTLDDHSDTFFQTKHATDDQRPVAVVYPESTEEVSEIMKICHKHRVPAVPFTGGTSLEGHFTPTRKGISVDLSKMDKIVALHKDDLDVVVQPAVGWEDLGDYLSSYNLLFGPDPGPGACIGGMIGTSCSGTNAARWGTMKENVISLQIVLADGTIIKTKRRPRKSSAGYNLNGLFIGSEGTLGIVTEATLKLNVKPKYQNVAVVSFPSIADAARSVSSFVQGGLQLDAMELLDEKMMHFVNDSGETSIKYDEAPTLMLKIGDNSKEGLKAIVKNVKEICKENHNHHFKFAQDEDEKLELWNARKVALWSTIAYGKKHVGPDAKVWTTDVAVPISKLAENLEKTKADIESTGLPTSIVGHVGDGNYHCFLLFEEPQRPLAQAAVERMITRAIAADGTVTGEHGIGFGKKVYLEQELGDDTIDVMRKIKMALDPYRILNPDKVFTIDPTESPSLREG; encoded by the exons ATGTTTACAAGATCTTACAAAGGTTTGCTTAGAAAATCTGCAGGTGCTCTTAAAAGAGCTACTAAGTGCGATAGATCTGGTTTGAGATTTGCATCCACCTCTACTTCTCGCTCCAATGGAAACTTCACAAAAGGTGCCGGCTTATTATTCATAGGTGCTCTTGCTGGTGCCACCTTTGTCTCCTATAGAACGGCCGAGAACCCACCATCGTTTTTATTCCCAGCCTCTTCAACCACTAAGATCAAGGAATTAACTCCTCCAAAATACGGGAAAGCCGAGCCGGCTATCCAGGAAATCATACAAGCTTTGGGAAAAGACAAAGTTGTTGAAACCAAAAATACCTTGGATGATCACTCTGATACATTTTTTCAAACTAAACATGCTACCGATGATCAGAGACCTGTTGCTGTTGTCTACCCGGAAAGTACCGAAGAAGTTTCTGAAATCATGAAGATCTGTCACAAGCACAGAGTTCCGGCTGTTCCATTTACCGGGGGTACTTCGCTTGAAGGTCATTTCACACCGACGAGAAAGGGAATCTCCGTGGATTTGTCGAAAATGGATAAGATCGTGGCTTTACATAAGGACGATTTGGATGTAGTCGTCCAGCCAGCAGTAGGATGGGAGGATCTAGGGGACTACTTGTCTAGTTATAACTTATTGTTTGGTCCTGACCCTGGT CCAGGTGCTTGCATCGGTGGTATGATTGGTACCTCATGTTCTGGTACTAACGCAGCAAGATGGGGTACTATGAAGGAAAACGTCATTAGTTTGCAGATCGTTCTCGCCGACGGCACTATCATTAAGACTAAACGGAGACCTAGAAAGTCATCTGCTGGCTATAACTTGAACGGTTTGTTCATTGGAAGCGAGGGTACCTTGGGTATTGTTACCGAGGCTACTCTTAAGTTGAACGTTAAACCAAAGTATCAAAATGTGGCCGTTGTCTCTTTCCCAAGCATCGCAGATGCAGCTAGGTCTGTTTCCAGCTTTGTTCAGGGTGGACTGCAATTGGATGCTATGGAATTATTGGAcgagaagatgatgcatTTCGTTAACGATAGCGGTGAGACTTCTATTAAATACGACGAAGCTCCAAcattgatgttgaagatcGGCGATAActccaaagaaggtttGAAAGCCATTGTTAAAAatgtcaaagaaatctgtAAGGAGAATCACAACCATCATTTCAAGTTCGctcaagatgaagatgagaagcTTGAGTTATGGAATGCAAGAAAGGTCGCCCTTTGGTCCACTATTGCTTACGGTAAGAAGCACGTTGGACCAGACGCCAAGGTTTGGACTACTGATGTGGCCGTACCAATTTCCAAGTTGGCCGagaacttggaaaagaCCAAAGCAGATATTGAATCCACCGGTTTGCCGACATCTATCGTTGGCCACGTTGGCGATGGTAATTACCACTGCTTTTTGCTGTTCGAAGAACCTCAACGTCCTCTTGCTCAGGCCGCTGTTGAGAGGATGATCACCAGAGCTATTGCCGCTGACGGCACCGTTACCGGAGAGCACGGCATTGGTTTCGGCAAGAAAGTATACTTGGAGCAGGAGCTTGGTGATGATACCATCGACGTTATGAGAAAGATTAAGATGGCCTTGGATCCATATAGGATCTTGAACCCTGATAAAGTGTTCACCATTGATCCTACAGAATCCCCTTCGCTTCGTGAAGGTTGA
- a CDS encoding uncharacterized protein (EggNog:ENOG41): MPIPSTNENLLVTFLVKPLVFIVKIPFLVVSTLGLILLSPIGQLCKPLLYLYLAVFFNLSQTELLVDGVKKSNQSTINSKRPNKGDIIFVNFSSPLDSLVLYISCRCSSAVFYTINEQGQLAKVGSPLNCFKFALQQTHQSSVSHSLKVTDHSRAIFVLVEGTTTNNRSVMRFPKKFDINKFVETNTNDHRFKALSIKIHPTDLACTPLPESWFTFVYNNVSNFRLDLRYRMKLFEMDRKTEITEQSIRESLSNYGKLKLLGEYLDIAKKKEFVQSYS; this comes from the coding sequence ATGCCAATTCCATCTACCAATGAAAATTTACTAGTCACATTCTTAGTCAAACCCTTGGTCTTTATAGTGAAGATCCCATTCTTAGTGGTATCAACTCTTGGccttattcttctttctccaattGGTCAATTATGCAAGCCTTTACTATATTTATATCTTGCTGTGtttttcaacttgtccCAGACAGAATTATTGGTTGATGGAGTTAAGAAGTCAAACCAATCCACTATCAACTCGAAGAGACCTAATAAGGGAGATATCATTTTCGTTAATTTCTCATCTCCATTGGACTCGTTAGTTCTCTACATTAGCTGCAGATGTTCATCGGCTGTTTTTTATACTATTAACGAACAGGGACAACTTGCCAAAGTGGGTTCTCCTCTGAATTGTTTCAAATTTGCACTACAACAGACGCATCAATCATCAGTTTCGCATTCTTTGAAGGTTACCGATCATAGTCGTGCAATATTTGTTTTGGTAGAAGGTACTACGACTAACAATAGGTCTGTGATGAGGTTCCCCAAGAAGTTTGATATCAACAAGTTTGTGGAAACCAATACCAACGACCACCGTTTTAAAGCTCTCAGTATTAAAATACATCCCACTGACTTGGCATGCACTCCTCTACCAGAATCCTGGTTTACATTTGTCTATAATAACGTTTCAAACTTCCGACTAGACTTGAGGTACAGAATGAAACTGTTCGAGATGGACCGGAAAACTGAAATTACAGAGCAATCCATCAGAGAGAGCCTTTCTAACTACGGGAAGCTCAAGTTACTAGGAGAATACTTGGATATtgccaaaaagaaggagtttGTACAGTCCTACAGCTGA
- a CDS encoding uncharacterized protein (EggNog:ENOG41), protein MFSPPPYSSVHLNEDNENEEPPEYEYSFEKPRIPVESDSFDKSFRVDHPKFNDGIFTIIFLTVVLLFIIITTLCFKDLTVNAPFLESVSQAYLTPTSDTSDKNKRDLILLALTTVGTPIICSMVALLLAYLFPMFFVFIGYFIIPLTFFSVATISFANGAALIGLLFFFLGILSLTFIYQNYSKLSFTALMLKIVIEVMRLHPSIPFVSFLGSISSGLIGLVYMFMTAIIYADRIRIDDRTCPTDDPENQPCVSATSTWIYIYVLFTGYYIFEVLKNLVHVTVSGVYGSWYFFEKSPLKPLHPAWGAFKRAVTYCFGSICFGSLIVSVIRAMRQILAVLQQKLAERRTHRGSSSDDFGANAFIYCILACIVSIFDFIFAQAEYWIKWFNQYAYSYMALYGKSYLASARDTFEIMKYKGIFILITDCLIGATLTFYSILTCVLSSGIFYAAIVGFQKNTNVAPEFIVGGFIVQLLLAYFITSVTLNSINSGFITFLVALCIEPEIFEANYHDYFVKMTNYYPEVSQSLKVPFPEGV, encoded by the coding sequence ATgttttctcctcctccataTTCCTCTGTTCACCTTAACGAAGATAACGAGAATGAGGAGCCCCCTGAATATGAATATTCCTTCGAGAAACCGAGAATCCCCGTCGAGTCTGACTCATTCGATAAGTCCTTCAGAGTCGATCATCCCAAGTTCAATGACGGAATATTCACAATCATATTTCTAACAGTGGTACTCCTTTTTATCATCATAACGACTCTTTGTTTCAAAGATTTGACCGTAAATGCCCCGTTCTTAGAGAGCGTTTCACAGGCCTATTTGACTCCTACTTCAGATACGTCAGATAAGAACAAACGTGATCTTATCCTTTTGGCTTTGACCACAGTTGGCACTCCCATAATCTGCTCAATGGTTGCTCTACTTCTTGCCTACTTATTCCCCATGTTCTTTGTGTTTATAGGCTACTTCATCATTCCCTTgacctttttctctgttgCTACCATTTCTTTTGCCAATGGTGCTGCTCTTAttggccttcttttcttctttctgggTATCCTTTCTCTTACTTTCATCTATCAAAACTATAGCAAGTTGAGTTTCACTGCTCTTATGTTGAAAATAGTTATTGAGGTCATGAGATTACATCCTTCTATTCCATTTGTCTCTTTTCTAGGTTCCATTAGTTCAGGATTAATTGGTCTCGTCTATATGTTCATGACAGCCATTATTTATGCCGATAGAATCAGAATAGATGACAGAACTTGTCCCACCGATGACCCGGAAAACCAACCCTGCGTTTCCGCCACTTCGACTTGGATTTACATCTATGTTCTCTTTACAGGCTATTACATTTTCGAAGTGTTAAAGAACTTGGTTCATGTTACCGTTTCGGGAGTTTACGGCTCCTGGTACTTTTTTGAGAAATCACCTCTAAAGCCGTTGCATCCTGCTTGGGGTGCCTTTAAAAGAGCTGTTACTTACTGCTTTGGTAGCATCTGCTTTGGCTCTTTGATAGTGTCCGTTATCAGGGCCATGAGACAGATCTTGGCCGTACTTCAACAGAAATTGGCTGAAAGAAGGACCCATAgaggttcttcttctgatgatTTTGGTGCCAATGCGTTTATCTATTGTATTTTGGCCTGCATAGTGTCAATATTTGACTTTATATTCGCTCAGGCAGAATACTGGATCAAGTGGTTCAACCAATACGCTTATTCTTACATGGCTTTATACGGTAAGAGCTATCTAGCATCTGCTAGAGATACCTTTGAGATCATGAAGTACAAGGGAattttcatccttattACGGACTGTTTGATCGGTGCTACACTTACTTTCTACTCAATTTTGACCTGCGTATTAAGTTCTGGCATATTCTATGCTGCTATTGTTGGTTTCCAGAAGAATACTAATGTGGCGCCTGAATTCATAGTGGGTGGATTCATTGTTCAACTTCTACTAGCTTATTTCATCACTTCAGTCACATTAAACTCGATCAACTCAGGATTCATAACTTTCTTGGTCGCACTTTGCATTGAGCCTGAGATCTTTGAGGCAAACTATCATGATTACTTTGTGAAAATGACAAACTATTATCCTGAGGTCAGTCAATCATTAAAGGTTCCCTTCCCTGAAGGGGTTTAA
- a CDS encoding uncharacterized protein (BUSCO:EOG09342V25), with protein sequence MSVPIAKSIKVALLQFYAGSDKIANLSKAKEYFLKALKKEPDLDLLVLPECFNSPYAVDQFHNYCERIPGGETTNMLSKFARENSINIIGGSFPELGEDGNVYNTSLTFNKSGEIVAKHRKVHLFDIDIPGKMTFKESASLHSGNKATVFDLEGLGKFGLAICYDIRFPELAMIASRRGAGVMCYPGAFNTVTGPKFWTKFGVARAIDNQNYVILCSPARNPNGGYQAYGHSMVVDPNGDVLIEAGHGEEIVYAELDPQVEIDARTSIPLSSQRRFDIYKDVSKDAVTSAL encoded by the coding sequence ATGTCAGTTCCAATTGCTAAATCAATTAAGGTCGCTCTACTTCAATTTTATGCAGGCTCAGATAAAATTGCCAATCTTAGCAAAGCCAAAGAGTACTTTCTTAAGGCTTTGAAAAAAGAGCCTGATTTGGACTTGCTGGTCTTGCCTGAATGCTTCAATTCCCCATATGCTGTTGATCAGTTCCACAACTATTGCGAGAGGATCCCCGGGGGTGAAACTACAAATATGCTCTCCAAGTTTGCCAGAGAAAATAgcatcaatatcatcggAGGATCATTTCCGGAATTGGGTGAAGATGGGAACGTCTACAATACCTCCTTGACTTTCAATAAAAGTGGTGAAATTGTAGCCAAGCATCGCAAAGTTCATCTTTTCGATATAGATATTCCCGGTAAAATGACCTTCAAGGAGTCTGCATCTCTTCATTCTGGAAACAAAGCCACAGTTTTCGACTTGGAAGGACTAGGAAAATTCGGTTTGGCCATCTGCTACGATATCAGATTCCCCGAATTAGCCATGATAGCATCAAGAAGGGGCGCAGGTGTTATGTGCTATCCTGGAGCTTTCAATACGGTCACTGGACCTAAATTCTGGACAAAATTCGGTGTGGCTCGAGCCATAGACAACCAAAACTATGTCATTCTTTGCTCTCCCGCAAGAAATCCTAACGGTGGCTATCAGGCATATGGACATTCCATGGTTGTTGATCCAAATGGTGATGTTCTAATTGAAGCAGGACACGGTGAAGAAATTGTCTACGCTGAATTGGACCCCCAAGTAGAGATCGATGCCAGGACAAGTATCCCTTTATCTTCCcagagaagatttgatATCTACAAAGATGTTTCCAAGGATGCTGTGACCAGTGCGCTGTAA
- the XYL1 gene encoding NAD(P)H-dependent D-xylose reductase (XR) — translation MPKLITLNNGVKIPQVGFGCWKVPKDICPQQIYDAIKVGYRMFDGATDYGNEKEVGKGLRKAIADGIVKREDLVIVSKLWNSYHSPKNVKLVVNKILSDLGLDYLDVLYMHFPIAQKFVPIEERYPPGFFCGTEGVWEYENVPIAVTWAAMENLVKEGLVKSIGISNSCGAVIQDLLRGCKIRPQLLQIEHHPYLVQKRLVEYVQAQGIVIVAYSSFGPQSFVEMDNPMAVNCPKLFDNPTIKKIAQAHKVSAAQVLLRWSTQNGICVIPKSSKKERLLSNLQSDKFNLTEAELNEIDGLNRNLRFNDPWDWSDDPKTKIPTFI, via the coding sequence ATGCCTAAACTCATCACTCTAAACAACGGCGTTAAGATTCCTCAAGTCGGTTTCGGATGCTGGAAAGTTCCTAAGGATATTTGCCCACAGCAGATATACGATGCCATTAAGGTTGGCTACAGAATGTTCGATGGTGCCACTGATTAtggaaatgaaaaagaagttggcaAAGGTCTCCGTAAGGCCATTGCTGACGGTATTGTTAAAAGAGAGGACCTAGTTATTGTTTCCAAGCTCTGGAACAGTTATCATAGTCCAAAGAATGTCAAGCTTGTAGTTAACAAGATTTTAAGTGATCTAGGATTGGACTACCTAGATGTCTTATACATGCATTTCCCAATTGCTCAGAAGTTTGTGCCAATTGAGGAAAGATATCCACCAGGATTCTTCTGTGGTACAGAGGGAGTCTGGGAATATGAAAATGTTCCAATTGCTGTCACTTGGGCTGCCATGGAAAATTTGGTCAAGGAAGGTTTGGTCAAATCTATCGGTATCTCCAATTCCTGCGGTGCTGTGATCCAGGACTTGTTGAGGGGCTGTAAGATCAGACCACAGTTACTTCAAATCGAGCACCATCCTTACTTGGTCCAGAAGAGATTGGTTGAGTATGTTCAGGCACAAGGTATTGTCATTGTGGCCTACTCATCCTTTGGTCCTCAATCGTTTGTGGAAATGGATAATCCTATGGCCGTCAATTGTCCTAAATTGTTCGACAACCCAaccatcaaaaagatcGCTCAGGCTCACAAGGTCTCGGCCGCCCAAGTTCTTCTCAGATGGTCCACTCAGAATGGAATCTGTGTTATTCCAAAGTCCAGTAAGAAGGAGAGATTGTTGAGCAACTTACAGTCTGACAAATTCAACTTAACTGAAGCTGAACTTAATGAAATCGATGGTCTCAACAGAAATTTGAGATTCAATGATCCATGGGATTGGTCTGATGATCCAAAGACCAAGATTCCTACCTTTATCTGA
- a CDS encoding uncharacterized protein (BUSCO:EOG093449UV) — MSLRIVPEEKQLTDAKNTQFGPAAPSAPGVVDTLRSGEAPLSISSKVNNRHPLQSRIEKWDQTQRDLQLETYRRTFGVADPIRREMELNIVKETDFRPTLFGFSAITSPSLDILLNKETTIGWEDIYTGFNDAKPTDFHTEMEKQMGI; from the exons ATG TCGCTTAGAATTGTGCCTGAAGAAAAGCAATTGACTGATGCCAAGAATACGCAATTTGGCCCTGCGGCCCCATCTGCTCCTGGTGTAGTGGATACGCTAAGATCCGGAGAAGCTCCACTCTCTATAAGCTCCAAGGTTAACAATAGACATCCCCTACAATCTAGAATTGAAAAGTGGGATCAAACACAGAGGGATTTGCAGTTGGAGACTTATAGAAGAACATTTGGTGTTGCTGATCctatcagaagagagatgGAGTTGAATATTGTGAAGGAGACTGATTTCAGACCAACTCTGTTTGGTTTCTCTGCCATTACTAGTCCTAGTCTAGACATTTTACTCAATAAGGAGACTACTATTGGCTGGGAAGATATATATACAG GATTCAATGATGCTAAACCTACTGATTTCCATACTGAAATGGAGAAACAAATGGGTATTTAG